A portion of the Nitrospira defluvii genome contains these proteins:
- the rpmF gene encoding 50S ribosomal protein L32 — translation MANPKHKHSRSRRDMRRTAKMRLVPPGFSLCPQCHELKLPHHTCMNCGTYKGKAVIVVEES, via the coding sequence ATGGCAAATCCAAAACATAAACATTCACGATCCCGTCGAGATATGCGGAGAACGGCCAAGATGCGGCTGGTTCCCCCTGGGTTCTCGCTCTGTCCGCAGTGCCACGAATTGAAGTTGCCGCATCATACATGCATGAACTGCGGTACGTACAAGGGCAAGGCCGTGATCGTCGTCGAGGAAAGCTAG
- a CDS encoding type II secretion system F family protein: MSTFAYVGRNRQGAVKKGELTAKTRDEAVEQLRKQQVVVTSLEEKSGGGKFKLNIGGGLTDKDLVVFTRQFGTMINAGLPLIQCLDILSTQSENKVLRETVGDVKNSVEAGSTFSDALKRHPKVFDDLYVNMIHAGEVGGLLDTILTRLAKHIEKAMKLKGQIKSAMVYPTAIVGVAVIIISVLMVWVIPVFAQMFMEMSGGKVGLPGPTQIVINVSNFFQSYWYAMFGAVVGAIIAIKRYYATVNGRVVIDKLLLKMPIVGDLIRKASVAKFTRTLGTLITSGVPLLEGLSICAKTSGNKVIEEALMNARVSISGGKTISEPLAKCNVFPKMVTHMIAVGESTGALDAMLGKIADFYEDEVDQAVETLTSLLEPIMMVVLGTIIGFIVIAMYLPIFTMAQAIQ, from the coding sequence ATGAGTACATTCGCCTATGTCGGCCGAAACCGCCAGGGTGCCGTGAAGAAGGGCGAGCTCACCGCCAAGACCAGAGACGAGGCGGTGGAACAACTTCGCAAGCAACAGGTCGTCGTGACCAGCCTGGAAGAAAAGTCAGGCGGCGGAAAATTCAAGCTGAACATCGGGGGTGGGCTGACCGACAAGGATCTCGTGGTGTTCACGCGCCAGTTCGGGACGATGATCAATGCGGGATTGCCGCTGATCCAGTGCCTGGACATTCTCTCTACGCAATCAGAAAACAAAGTCCTGCGCGAAACGGTCGGCGATGTCAAAAACAGTGTGGAGGCCGGTTCCACCTTCTCCGACGCCTTAAAACGCCATCCCAAAGTGTTCGATGATCTGTACGTCAACATGATCCACGCCGGTGAGGTGGGCGGTCTGCTCGATACGATTCTGACCCGTTTGGCCAAGCACATTGAAAAGGCCATGAAGTTGAAAGGCCAGATCAAGTCGGCGATGGTCTATCCGACGGCCATCGTCGGGGTCGCCGTGATCATCATCAGCGTATTGATGGTGTGGGTCATCCCGGTGTTTGCGCAGATGTTCATGGAAATGTCCGGCGGCAAGGTCGGCCTTCCAGGCCCGACACAGATCGTCATCAACGTCAGCAATTTCTTCCAGAGTTATTGGTATGCCATGTTCGGCGCGGTGGTGGGCGCGATCATCGCGATCAAACGCTACTATGCCACGGTGAACGGGCGAGTCGTGATCGACAAGCTGCTCCTCAAGATGCCGATCGTTGGGGATTTGATCAGAAAGGCATCCGTGGCGAAATTTACCCGCACGCTGGGCACGTTGATCACCAGTGGTGTGCCGTTGTTGGAAGGATTGAGCATCTGCGCGAAGACGTCCGGCAACAAGGTGATCGAAGAAGCCTTGATGAATGCCCGGGTGAGTATCAGCGGAGGGAAAACCATCTCCGAGCCGCTGGCCAAGTGTAATGTGTTTCCCAAGATGGTGACGCATATGATCGCCGTCGGAGAGTCCACCGGCGCGCTCGATGCCATGCTCGGCAAGATTGCCGATTTCTATGAAGACGAAGTCGACCAGGCCGTCGAAACACTGACCTCGCTCCTCGAACCGATCATGATGGTGGTGTTGGGTACCATTATCGGGTTTATCGTCATCGCGATGTACCTGCCGATCTTCACGATGGCGCAAGCCATTCAATAG
- a CDS encoding YceD family protein, translating to MDTLNPAIVDIGPEGLSVSCTATGAQLGLTESEDKFEGPLEIHVELVQQDGPIAVTGTLEGTAIRQCVRCLADYSDPLYVSLYAEYLPQAGAAAKSAPAEQGRKGARRSAQPVEPTEEADEEDELYWYQGDHLDLAPMLREQVILAAPMQPLCREECLGLCSQCGQNLNERRCGCPPEQAPSPFRVLRGRQSKSGNA from the coding sequence ATGGATACGCTCAATCCAGCGATCGTGGATATTGGCCCGGAAGGCTTGTCTGTGTCATGCACGGCGACAGGAGCACAGCTGGGCCTGACTGAGTCGGAGGACAAGTTTGAGGGGCCGCTTGAGATTCACGTGGAGCTCGTGCAGCAGGACGGTCCGATCGCTGTGACCGGGACGTTGGAAGGTACCGCAATCCGGCAATGCGTCCGCTGCCTCGCGGACTATTCCGATCCCCTGTATGTCAGTCTCTATGCGGAGTATTTGCCGCAGGCTGGCGCAGCTGCCAAATCAGCTCCCGCAGAGCAGGGACGGAAGGGCGCGAGACGTTCCGCTCAACCGGTCGAGCCGACTGAAGAAGCGGACGAGGAAGACGAGCTGTATTGGTATCAAGGGGACCATCTCGATTTGGCCCCGATGTTGCGCGAGCAGGTGATCCTGGCCGCTCCGATGCAGCCGTTGTGTCGAGAGGAGTGCTTAGGTCTCTGTTCCCAATGTGGACAGAATCTCAACGAGCGCCGCTGTGGCTGCCCGCCTGAGCAGGCGCCCAGTCCGTTCCGTGTGTTGCGGGGGCGCCAATCCAAGAGTGGAAACGCATAG
- a CDS encoding 50S ribosomal protein L25, translating to MKFELTVESRDGGGKGPARQLRRAGRVPAVLYGQGECLLLSVKPEELVKILRSQAGSTALISLTINGAKSKPNRTALLRDFQVDPIAGSVLHADFFEVAMDKPIRVKVPIHLTGGQPIGLKEGGVLHQALRELHVECLPSVLPDFIAVDASQLQINEGIHLKDIAKTEGLRFLDDPEHMVVSVAAPMTDAKLESLLATGAAGAEGAKEPEVAAKGKAAAEGAAGAEAGKAGDAKAGAAAPKAGAAPAKKEAEKKK from the coding sequence ATGAAATTCGAGTTAACCGTTGAGAGCAGAGATGGCGGAGGTAAGGGCCCCGCGCGTCAACTTCGTCGTGCCGGTCGGGTTCCGGCGGTGCTGTATGGGCAGGGAGAATGTTTGCTGCTCTCCGTCAAGCCGGAGGAGCTGGTGAAAATTTTGCGATCCCAAGCCGGCAGCACGGCACTCATTTCCCTCACGATCAACGGGGCCAAAAGCAAACCGAATCGCACGGCATTGTTGCGAGACTTTCAAGTGGATCCGATCGCGGGAAGCGTGCTGCATGCGGATTTCTTTGAAGTCGCCATGGATAAGCCGATTCGCGTGAAGGTTCCGATCCATCTGACTGGTGGCCAGCCGATCGGCTTGAAAGAGGGCGGCGTGTTGCATCAGGCGTTGCGCGAATTGCACGTCGAATGTCTCCCGTCCGTGCTGCCGGATTTCATCGCCGTCGATGCCTCGCAATTGCAGATTAATGAAGGTATCCATCTGAAGGATATTGCGAAGACTGAGGGGTTGCGTTTCCTGGACGATCCGGAGCACATGGTCGTGAGCGTGGCGGCTCCGATGACTGATGCCAAGCTCGAATCCTTGTTGGCGACCGGCGCGGCGGGCGCCGAGGGGGCCAAGGAGCCGGAAGTGGCGGCGAAGGGGAAGGCTGCGGCTGAAGGCGCGGCCGGAGCCGAGGCAGGCAAGGCTGGTGATGCTAAGGCCGGGGCGGCTGCGCCCAAGGCGGGAGCAGCTCCAGCCAAGAAGGAAGCCGAGAAAAAGAAGTAG
- a CDS encoding CDP-alcohol phosphatidyltransferase family protein translates to MNMNVPNSLTMLRILLIPVYVGLLNYEQFDYALATLFIAGVTDALDGIIARVANQRTRLGEVLDPLADKLMLTTGFITLSVMHLVPLWLTILVASRDLMLMLGAAVAHFTQTQVDISPTVLGKVTTLVQLATLIAVVFFASRRLDLASLDPLIYLMGGVTLMSGLHYLSRGYFRITSSQV, encoded by the coding sequence ATGAATATGAACGTCCCGAACAGCCTGACAATGTTGCGGATCTTGTTGATCCCGGTCTATGTCGGATTGCTTAACTACGAACAATTCGACTATGCCCTGGCCACGCTGTTCATCGCCGGGGTGACGGATGCCCTCGACGGCATCATTGCCCGGGTGGCCAATCAGCGGACCAGGCTTGGGGAAGTCTTGGATCCCCTGGCGGATAAACTTATGCTGACGACGGGATTCATTACCCTGTCCGTCATGCACCTCGTTCCCCTCTGGCTGACCATTCTGGTCGCCAGCCGCGACCTGATGCTGATGCTGGGCGCTGCGGTCGCCCATTTTACTCAAACGCAGGTCGATATCTCGCCGACTGTTTTGGGGAAGGTCACCACGCTGGTTCAGCTGGCGACCCTGATCGCCGTCGTCTTTTTTGCCTCCCGGCGGCTCGATCTCGCCTCCCTTGATCCGCTTATCTACTTGATGGGCGGAGTCACGCTCATGTCCGGTTTGCACTATCTCTCCAGAGGGTATTTCCGCATTACCTCCAGCCAAGTCTAG
- the pth gene encoding aminoacyl-tRNA hydrolase: MRLLVGLGNPGSEYADTRHNIGCWVIERAAARWSIRLTRKGAAQRGSGRAGSKLVELAGTLDWMNLSGPPLKGLLRELGLTPDALVVVHDDLDLEPGRLRIRRDGGSGGHNGIKSVIEALGTPQFVRLKIGVGRPAPRQDTADYVLEPVSREERASYDPCLDRAVDALELLLNRDVATAMNQFNVREKPEET, from the coding sequence TTGCGCCTGCTCGTTGGGTTGGGCAATCCCGGATCCGAATATGCCGACACGCGGCATAATATCGGTTGCTGGGTGATCGAGCGGGCGGCGGCGCGGTGGTCGATACGTCTCACCAGGAAAGGCGCGGCCCAGCGAGGCTCGGGTCGCGCCGGTTCCAAACTCGTCGAGCTGGCTGGTACGCTCGACTGGATGAACCTCAGCGGTCCCCCTCTCAAAGGTCTCCTTCGCGAGCTCGGTCTCACTCCTGATGCCCTGGTTGTGGTGCACGATGATCTGGATCTGGAGCCGGGTCGTTTGCGTATCAGGCGGGACGGCGGCAGCGGCGGTCACAACGGCATCAAGTCCGTGATCGAAGCGTTAGGGACGCCGCAGTTCGTCCGACTGAAGATCGGGGTTGGCCGACCGGCGCCGAGACAAGACACGGCAGACTATGTGCTGGAGCCGGTCTCTCGGGAAGAGCGAGCTTCATATGATCCCTGTCTGGATCGAGCGGTCGACGCCCTCGAGCTGCTGCTCAACCGCGACGTCGCGACTGCCATGAATCAATTCAATGTGCGGGAGAAGCCAGAGGAGACGTAG
- the rpsF gene encoding 30S ribosomal protein S6: MELYESLFIIRPTLSDEETSALIEKMKGTVTKHGANLVRAENWGRKKLAYEIKRERKGTYVYFYFQGPGSTIAELERAYRLEDSIIKFLTVKLEQEPAPPRGAPVATPAAQGATVGGVQ, translated from the coding sequence ATGGAACTCTATGAGTCCCTGTTTATCATTCGTCCGACGTTAAGCGACGAAGAAACGTCTGCGCTGATTGAAAAGATGAAAGGCACCGTGACGAAACACGGCGCCAACCTTGTGCGGGCCGAAAATTGGGGCCGTAAGAAGCTCGCTTATGAGATCAAGCGTGAGCGGAAGGGCACCTACGTATATTTTTATTTCCAGGGGCCTGGCTCGACCATTGCTGAACTGGAACGTGCCTATCGGCTTGAAGACTCCATCATCAAGTTCCTCACTGTGAAATTGGAGCAGGAGCCTGCTCCGCCTAGAGGCGCCCCCGTGGCCACACCAGCCGCACAAGGAGCCACCGTTGGCGGGGTTCAATAA
- the ispE gene encoding 4-(cytidine 5'-diphospho)-2-C-methyl-D-erythritol kinase, which translates to MNATSLRVLTPAKVNLILRVLERRPDGFHAIWSLMHTVGLTDEITLTMQPAAVSRIALRCDHAALAVDQSNLVYRAAQLVLARAQRSIDLSISLAKRIPMGAGLGGGSSDAAATILGLVKLLRLDWSVERMAEVGQQLGSDVPFFFVAPAACVTGRGELVSPVQVTGQRWIVLVNPGFPVETKWAYQQLATTRQGVRPLSDSLQQLGSRSVLDWAEIIPLVENDFEGPVFAQHPVLGQIKRQLVSLGAEVALLSGSGATMFGVFGDEAMAKQAALVCAADPQRKAFAVPVGGVPEMRVV; encoded by the coding sequence GTGAATGCGACCAGTCTGCGGGTTCTGACTCCTGCCAAAGTGAATTTGATTCTCCGGGTGCTCGAGCGTCGGCCTGATGGGTTCCATGCCATCTGGTCGCTGATGCACACCGTCGGATTGACAGATGAGATCACCCTCACCATGCAGCCTGCCGCCGTCTCGCGTATCGCCTTGCGTTGCGATCATGCCGCGTTGGCGGTCGACCAGAGCAATCTCGTCTATCGTGCTGCGCAACTCGTGCTGGCCCGAGCGCAACGGTCAATTGATCTCTCCATCAGCCTGGCCAAGCGTATTCCGATGGGGGCCGGACTGGGCGGCGGCAGCAGCGATGCGGCGGCAACGATCCTGGGCTTGGTCAAGCTATTGCGGCTGGATTGGTCGGTCGAACGGATGGCGGAAGTGGGACAGCAGTTGGGAAGTGATGTGCCGTTCTTTTTTGTGGCGCCTGCCGCCTGCGTGACCGGCCGGGGCGAACTGGTCAGTCCGGTTCAGGTCACGGGGCAGAGATGGATCGTGCTTGTGAACCCGGGGTTTCCGGTCGAAACGAAATGGGCCTACCAGCAACTCGCCACGACACGCCAGGGTGTGCGACCGCTTTCTGACTCGTTGCAGCAGTTGGGGAGCCGCTCCGTGTTGGATTGGGCGGAGATCATTCCCCTGGTGGAGAACGACTTTGAGGGACCCGTCTTTGCTCAACATCCGGTGCTGGGCCAGATTAAGCGCCAACTCGTCAGCCTAGGAGCTGAGGTCGCCCTCCTCTCAGGGAGCGGTGCCACAATGTTCGGGGTATTCGGGGACGAGGCGATGGCCAAACAGGCGGCACTGGTCTGTGCTGCCGATCCACAAAGGAAGGCCTTTGCCGTCCCGGTAGGTGGTGTGCCCGAGATGCGCGTTGTCTGA
- a CDS encoding sigma-54-dependent transcriptional regulator: MEKILVVDDEQGLRDVLSIMLKRAGYAVTVASDGEEAIAQIHKEIFDLVITDLKMPRAGGLDVLKAVKASSPDTVVLVITAFASAESAVEAMKHGAYDYLTKPFQVDEVQLIIRNALERRRLSTENMLLKRELASQSSFSQIIGQSEAMQKIYDVIRKVADSKSNVLIGGESGTGKELVARAIHFNSSRASMPFVTVNCSAVPETLLESELFGHMKGSFTGAVSNKAGLFEVANGGTIFLDEIGDTTPAIQVKLLRVIQEREFRRVGGTQDVKVDVRIVAATNRDLERAVAEGSFREDLYYRLDVIPIKLPPLRMRSGDIPLLTQHFLEKFAKESGKPVPTMSQEAMRVLLAHEWRGNVRELENVIERVVAFTTGSSVTDADIRGWLHKPVTNQQTVPSELPEDGLDLEGLINTIEKDLLLKALERSQWVKKRAARLLRLNTRSFRYRLEKYEIKGGRD, from the coding sequence GTGGAAAAGATTTTAGTCGTCGATGACGAACAGGGATTGCGCGATGTCCTGAGCATCATGCTCAAGCGGGCCGGCTACGCCGTGACTGTGGCGTCGGACGGAGAAGAGGCCATCGCGCAAATTCACAAGGAGATTTTCGATCTCGTCATCACAGACCTCAAGATGCCCAGAGCCGGCGGGCTGGATGTGCTGAAAGCCGTGAAGGCTTCTTCGCCGGACACCGTCGTGTTGGTGATTACTGCGTTTGCGTCGGCTGAATCGGCGGTCGAAGCCATGAAGCACGGGGCGTACGACTACCTCACCAAGCCGTTTCAGGTCGACGAGGTGCAGCTCATTATCCGCAATGCGCTCGAACGGCGTCGGCTGTCGACCGAGAACATGTTGCTCAAACGGGAACTGGCCAGCCAGTCCTCCTTTTCTCAGATCATCGGCCAGAGCGAGGCGATGCAGAAAATCTACGATGTGATCAGGAAGGTAGCCGATTCCAAAAGTAATGTCCTGATCGGCGGAGAGAGTGGGACGGGCAAGGAGCTGGTGGCGCGGGCGATTCATTTCAATAGTTCTCGAGCTTCCATGCCGTTTGTCACGGTGAATTGCAGCGCGGTGCCGGAAACCTTGCTGGAGAGCGAATTGTTCGGCCATATGAAAGGCTCGTTCACGGGAGCGGTGTCGAACAAGGCCGGATTGTTTGAAGTGGCCAACGGCGGGACGATCTTTCTCGACGAGATCGGCGACACGACGCCGGCCATTCAAGTTAAGCTGTTGCGGGTGATTCAGGAGCGTGAGTTCCGGCGGGTGGGCGGGACGCAGGATGTGAAGGTCGATGTGCGCATCGTCGCAGCCACGAATCGAGATCTGGAGCGGGCGGTCGCCGAGGGATCATTTCGCGAAGACCTGTATTATCGGCTCGACGTCATTCCGATCAAACTCCCGCCCCTGCGCATGCGCAGCGGCGACATTCCTTTGTTGACCCAACATTTTCTGGAGAAATTTGCCAAGGAAAGTGGTAAACCAGTGCCGACGATGAGCCAGGAGGCCATGCGCGTACTGCTGGCGCATGAGTGGCGAGGAAACGTTCGTGAGTTGGAGAACGTGATCGAGCGCGTGGTGGCCTTCACAACGGGATCGTCGGTGACGGATGCAGACATTCGCGGGTGGCTTCACAAGCCGGTGACCAATCAGCAGACCGTGCCGTCCGAATTACCGGAGGACGGTCTGGATCTTGAGGGGCTCATCAACACGATCGAGAAAGACCTGCTGTTGAAAGCGCTCGAACGGAGCCAGTGGGTCAAGAAGCGCGCCGCGCGCCTCCTGCGATTGAATACCCGGTCGTTCCGGTACCGTCTCGAAAAATACGAAATCAAAGGAGGCCGGGATTAG
- a CDS encoding outer membrane protein: MVYRRSASIGLVPSLLLCWLLLFFPAGSLAEWYVAGQFGWNFVDPLRNVRGTGALAGQDFLNFNLKTSPAFGGKVGVFPGHGMFGVELDVTHSNPHIKNLDDAPGIHLSVTTIGANVLLRYPGVTWQPYIGGGPALLVAHLGRSSETESDTQHSFGGNVLVGIRAFVTPKVAWFTEYKYTDSTLRFGGALGSLGGFEGTYRAHQLFMGLSYHF; this comes from the coding sequence ATGGTGTACAGAAGGTCTGCGTCAATCGGACTTGTTCCCAGTCTCCTGCTCTGTTGGCTGCTTCTCTTCTTTCCCGCCGGTTCCCTTGCGGAATGGTACGTCGCCGGTCAGTTCGGCTGGAACTTCGTCGATCCCCTTCGTAACGTGAGGGGGACCGGTGCACTTGCCGGTCAGGATTTCCTCAATTTTAACCTGAAAACCAGCCCAGCCTTCGGCGGTAAGGTGGGAGTGTTTCCCGGTCATGGAATGTTCGGCGTTGAATTGGACGTGACGCATAGCAATCCGCACATCAAGAACCTGGACGATGCGCCAGGCATTCATCTTTCAGTGACGACAATCGGAGCCAATGTGTTGTTACGATATCCGGGTGTCACCTGGCAGCCCTACATTGGCGGCGGCCCAGCGCTGCTCGTGGCACATTTGGGGCGATCTTCCGAGACGGAAAGTGATACACAGCACTCGTTCGGCGGGAATGTGCTGGTCGGCATTCGTGCATTCGTCACGCCCAAGGTGGCATGGTTTACGGAGTATAAATATACCGACTCTACGCTTCGCTTCGGTGGCGCACTGGGGTCGCTAGGGGGCTTCGAGGGGACCTATCGCGCTCATCAACTCTTCATGGGTTTGTCGTATCATTTCTGA
- a CDS encoding ATP-binding protein — MLSSTCPAPSTDTESPSGQDATRLRGVEALSAPTVDRSLPELKTRLHWLMGLRVVLVTLMLGLSLAFQSTRGESAPTFTALIVFTYTITIVYAVVLRRLTTAAAHSAFIWVQVGVDVVLETVLIARTGGVESPFAVLYVITVTVASLVPHRRVGIVTGAGCTFLFGAITAVQYFRLLNASAWLPPSKLEGPEALQTFEVYGLAFLVVGFLSGVLADELRHADQSLREKEQGLTRLQVFHESIVRSISSGVFTTDQEGCITSFNPAAYEVTGYAFSDVQGRMWHEVFNWHPDERAQETELTSLSPLRFEVDCFHANGSCLVLGMTVSPLQEQGMQRGLVGVFKDLTQIRYLEEEMRRREWLANLGEMSAGMAHEIRNPLGALAGAMQMLRQDVGSDETSQRLMDIAIREARRLDNIITEFLQYARPPALRITEQDLNKVLADTLDLIQHEAQSRMGVSIVSRMAPTNLVAQVDQDQLKQVFWNLAVNAFDAMSGGGTLTITTGLRRVEVGGRRADVIEVGFQDSGEGIPKQNFDKIFLPFFTTKKEGSGLGLAQVHRIVDLHGGWIKVESEVGSGARFVVCLPQSAETGARLRHEGREPWKRF; from the coding sequence ATGCTGTCGTCAACCTGTCCAGCCCCCTCCACCGATACCGAGTCGCCTTCAGGCCAAGACGCCACGCGGTTACGTGGCGTTGAAGCCCTGTCTGCGCCGACTGTCGATCGCTCACTGCCTGAGCTGAAAACCAGGCTCCATTGGCTGATGGGGCTGCGGGTGGTGCTGGTCACCTTGATGTTGGGGTTGTCCCTGGCCTTTCAATCCACGCGTGGCGAATCCGCGCCCACCTTTACTGCCTTAATCGTCTTCACCTACACCATTACGATTGTCTATGCGGTGGTGTTGAGACGGCTCACGACCGCCGCGGCTCATTCCGCGTTCATCTGGGTGCAGGTCGGGGTCGATGTGGTCCTCGAGACCGTCCTGATTGCGAGGACCGGCGGAGTCGAGAGCCCGTTTGCCGTGCTCTATGTCATCACCGTGACGGTGGCCAGCCTGGTTCCTCATCGACGTGTCGGCATTGTCACGGGCGCAGGGTGCACGTTCCTGTTCGGTGCCATCACGGCGGTGCAATACTTCAGGCTTTTGAATGCTTCCGCGTGGTTGCCTCCCAGCAAGCTCGAAGGACCTGAAGCGTTGCAGACCTTTGAGGTGTATGGCCTCGCGTTCCTGGTCGTCGGATTCTTGAGCGGTGTGCTGGCCGATGAACTTCGGCATGCCGATCAGTCCTTGCGAGAGAAGGAGCAGGGCCTCACCCGCCTTCAGGTGTTCCACGAGAGCATCGTGCGCAGCATCAGCAGCGGCGTGTTTACCACCGACCAAGAGGGATGTATCACCTCGTTCAATCCCGCGGCGTATGAAGTCACCGGCTATGCCTTCTCGGACGTGCAGGGTCGCATGTGGCATGAGGTCTTCAATTGGCACCCGGACGAGCGTGCGCAGGAGACAGAGCTGACGTCGCTGTCGCCTCTGCGCTTTGAGGTCGATTGCTTTCATGCCAACGGCAGCTGTCTCGTATTAGGCATGACCGTTTCACCACTTCAGGAGCAAGGGATGCAGCGTGGTCTGGTGGGGGTCTTCAAGGACCTCACGCAAATCCGTTACCTGGAAGAAGAAATGCGTCGGCGGGAATGGCTGGCCAATTTGGGCGAGATGTCTGCGGGGATGGCGCACGAAATACGTAATCCACTGGGTGCGCTTGCCGGGGCCATGCAGATGTTGCGGCAGGATGTGGGCTCCGATGAAACCAGTCAGCGGTTGATGGACATTGCCATTCGTGAAGCCAGGCGGCTCGACAACATCATCACGGAGTTTCTTCAGTATGCGCGTCCGCCCGCCTTGCGCATTACCGAGCAAGATTTGAACAAAGTCCTTGCCGATACGCTGGATCTGATCCAACATGAGGCGCAGTCACGAATGGGAGTTTCGATCGTCTCCCGCATGGCACCCACAAACCTGGTCGCACAGGTTGATCAGGACCAGTTGAAGCAGGTGTTTTGGAATTTGGCGGTCAATGCCTTTGATGCCATGTCCGGCGGAGGGACGCTGACGATTACCACAGGGCTGCGGCGGGTGGAAGTCGGCGGCCGGCGTGCCGATGTCATTGAAGTCGGCTTTCAGGACAGCGGAGAAGGCATTCCCAAGCAGAATTTCGACAAGATCTTTCTCCCGTTTTTTACCACAAAAAAAGAGGGCTCGGGGTTGGGGCTGGCCCAGGTGCACCGGATTGTGGATCTCCATGGCGGGTGGATCAAGGTGGAAAGCGAAGTCGGGAGCGGTGCACGATTTGTCGTCTGTCTCCCGCAGTCTGCGGAAACCGGTGCCCGGCTGCGGCATGAAGGAAGGGAACCGTGGAAAAGATTTTAG
- a CDS encoding ribose-phosphate diphosphokinase, producing MNRELKLFSGNANPALARAIGTYLDLPISAATVSSFSDGEIRVRVEENVRGADVFLIQSCCAPVNDSIMEMLIMIDALKRSSANRITAVIPYFGYARQDRKDQPRVPISAKLVADLITTAGADRVLTMDLHASQIQGFFDIPVDNLYALPVLLDYITKRKIEDLVVVSPDAGGVERARAFAKRLQANLAIIDKRREGPNQAQVMNIIGDVQGKSALLLDDMIDTAGTIVQGAQACLDKGAREVWAGCSHGVLSGPALERLQQSGLTEVVVTDSIPLRGKDLKCPKLKLLSVAPLFGEAIRRIHEDESVSSLFV from the coding sequence ATGAACAGGGAACTGAAGCTCTTTTCGGGCAACGCCAATCCTGCGCTTGCGCGCGCGATCGGAACGTATCTCGATTTGCCCATCAGCGCTGCCACAGTCTCTTCGTTCAGTGATGGTGAGATCCGCGTTCGCGTAGAGGAGAATGTCCGCGGGGCGGATGTGTTCTTGATCCAGTCCTGCTGTGCTCCGGTCAATGATTCGATCATGGAGATGCTGATCATGATCGATGCATTGAAGCGGTCCTCGGCCAACCGCATTACTGCGGTGATTCCCTATTTCGGGTATGCCCGTCAGGACCGCAAGGATCAGCCGCGTGTGCCGATTTCTGCCAAGTTGGTGGCGGATCTTATCACCACGGCGGGCGCGGACCGGGTGTTGACGATGGATCTCCACGCCAGCCAGATTCAAGGGTTCTTTGATATTCCTGTGGACAATTTGTACGCGTTGCCGGTGCTCTTGGATTACATTACTAAACGCAAGATTGAGGATTTGGTCGTGGTGTCTCCCGACGCCGGTGGAGTGGAGCGGGCGAGGGCCTTTGCCAAACGGCTCCAGGCGAATCTTGCCATTATCGACAAGCGGCGTGAGGGGCCGAATCAGGCGCAAGTCATGAATATTATCGGTGACGTGCAAGGCAAGAGCGCCTTGCTCCTCGACGATATGATTGATACGGCGGGCACGATTGTGCAGGGGGCGCAAGCTTGCCTCGATAAAGGGGCTCGGGAAGTTTGGGCCGGCTGCTCGCATGGCGTGTTGTCTGGGCCCGCTTTGGAGCGGCTTCAGCAGTCCGGTCTGACGGAAGTGGTGGTGACCGATTCGATTCCGTTGCGCGGGAAAGATCTGAAGTGTCCGAAGTTGAAATTGTTGTCTGTGGCACCGCTGTTCGGCGAAGCCATCAGGCGCATCCATGAGGATGAATCAGTCAGTTCGTTATTCGTGTAG
- a CDS encoding single-stranded DNA-binding protein, whose translation MAGFNKVILVGNLTRNPELRYTPSGTPVASFGLATSRRFKQGDELKEEVCFIDIVVFGKQAEHCGQYLSKGNGVIIDGRLQQRRWETEDGQKRSKHEVVAQGVTFLPKRGEAGGEGGGFHEEPPSYEDEQL comes from the coding sequence TTGGCGGGGTTCAATAAAGTTATCCTGGTCGGAAATCTGACCCGGAATCCTGAGCTGCGGTATACGCCCAGCGGGACGCCGGTCGCCAGCTTCGGCTTGGCGACGAGTCGACGCTTCAAACAAGGCGATGAGCTGAAGGAAGAGGTTTGCTTCATCGACATCGTCGTGTTCGGCAAACAGGCCGAACATTGCGGGCAATACCTGAGCAAAGGTAACGGGGTGATCATCGACGGGCGCCTTCAGCAGCGTCGATGGGAGACGGAAGACGGCCAGAAGCGGAGCAAACATGAAGTCGTGGCCCAAGGCGTGACCTTTTTGCCGAAGCGTGGCGAGGCCGGAGGTGAGGGTGGCGGCTTTCACGAAGAACCACCTTCATACGAAGACGAACAGTTGTAG